In the Haloarcula salinisoli genome, ACCCACTCGTATCTCGACGTGCGGGCGGCGGGACGGTCGACCGACGTCGAGGAAGTCAACGGCAACGGGAACAGCGGCGAGGCCATCTGGCAATCGCTCGTCAGCCCAAACGCACAGATATTCATGGTCCTCTGTGGCCACTCCTGGCGCGACGACGGTGAGTACCACCAGGTGTCACAGAACGATGCCTGTGGCTCGGTGTACGAGCTGCTCGCGAACTATCAGGGCGGGGAGAAACGGGGGCAGGGGTTCCTCCGTCGCATCGAGTTCCGGCCCGGAGCGGGGGACAGTGCGCCCGACCGCATCCAGGTCAGAACCTACTCGCCAGTGCTGGACGAGTACCGGACCGACGACAACAGCGAGTTCGCCTTCGACGTGGACTTCGACACGCGGTTCGGGACGTCGACGTTCGATACTGACTGTTCCGGCGACGCCGACGCCGACGGCGATATCGACGGGCAGGACAGCGAGGTCGTCCAGCGGCGGCTCGCGAACGAGGACGTGGACGTCGACACCGACGCGGCCGATATCGACGACGACGGTGACGTCGACATCGGCGACGCCGTTCGCATCCGGAACAAGGGGCGGGGATACTGATGGGGGACCACTGGGGCGTGTGGTTCCTCGCCGCCCTCCTCGTCGTCCCCATCGCTGTGACGCCGGTCGCGGCGACGCAAGCAGCGACCGACGGCGGTCCCTCGACTCAGACCACGAACGATAGCGCGACCGCGGCCCAGACCGACAACGCCACCACGACAGTGACGACCGACCCCGGCGGGACCGTCTCCGTGCAGCGCTGGGAGACAGTCACTGTGACCGTGCGGGCGAAGGCGACGAACGTGACTGGCTATCAGTCGGCGGTGTCGTACGACCCGAGCGTCCTGCAGGTGCAGACGCTCTCGGGCACCGAGGACTTCGCCGACCCGGTCGCGACTGTCGACAACGCGAACGGGTCGGTCGTGTTCAACCAGATTCGCTCGGGTGAGACCACGGACCCGGCGCTCGTCGAACTCTCGGTTCAGGTGATCGGCACCGACGGGCAACGGGGCGACCTGTCGGTCCGCACCCAGGAGACGCGGTTCAGCAACGCCACGGGGGCGACGTTCGACCCGGACAGTTCGAACGGTGTGACCATCGCTGTCCAGCCGGGAGAGAACGGGACGGATGGGGCAGAGAGCCCCGGCCAGTCCGGGCTGGGGCTCGGTGGCCCCGCGGTTCTCCTGGGAGCGCTGGCCGCCGTCGGCTGGCTGATGTTGCGCAGCCGACGGCAGCCGTAACCGCCTCGGAGTTCCCTGGCAGTAGACGGTGAGTAACCAAACAGAAACGCACGCGTCTGGTATCCATGCCAGACATATCGGTAATCGTTCCGACGCTCGACGCCGACCGGACCTTCGGGTGGGAGTCGAAGCTCCGGGCCTCGCCCGTCGAGGCCGAGCTGCTCGTCAGAGACGAGGCTAGTGCCTCGGCGGCCCGCAACGCCGGGATTCGGGCGGCCAGCGCGGACAAACTCGTCTTTCTCGACGACGACTCCGACCCCCGCGGCGACTACTTCCAGCGCGTCTCCGCGCTCCTCGACGAGCATCCCGCGGTGACCGGCCGGATTCGCGACACGGGGTCGCGGTTCATCCGGCCGGTATCCTCGAGCGACTACGACCAGGGCGAGTCGGGCCACGTCACGGAGACGGTCGTCGGCTGTAACATGGCGATGCGCCGCGAGGTCCTGGAAGATATCGGCGGGTTCGACGAGCGACTCCCGTACGGCCACGAGGAGACGGAGCTCATCGACCGTCTCTGTGACGCCTACGACGTCTGGTACTGTCCCGACCTGGTTGTCGACCATCCCTTCGCCGACTCGCTGGGTGGCTATCTGGAGAAGCAGTACCGACACGGGCGGGAGGCCGTCCCCTACTACGCGATTCGAGGCGAGAACTTGCCCCGACGAATGGCCCGCTTCGCACTCGTCCCGAGCCACTACACCGGCCCCACAGCCACGGCGACGGCACTCCAGACGCTCGGGCAGCTCGTGGCCGTCGCCGGGATGGCACGCGGACTCCTGTGGTATCTGGCCGCGGACGGCGGGGACGGCCCGCTCGACCAGCCCACGGACGAGCGAATCTGAACACGGCCGCGGATTCTATCTAATATCAGAGTAATAATAATTTTCGCCCCAGCCACACCAGAACTGCAACCCACCGTGTAGCGGATGCTGGGAGTTCATTACCGGAAGCGACCACGGCGCTCGCAGTTTGCAGGTCGCTAATTCGGTTAGTCGGCACCGTCGGTGTGCCGGATATTCCACACGTGAGGGCAGCCAGTTCGCAGGAAGCCCGTAACAATGTCTTACTGAGGTGTCAGTTCGCTTACGGCCGTGCCGTCGGTCGCTACGAAACTTCCATGAGTACGACAAGCTCCAATTCGACCGAACGCCGGCTCACGAGTGACGTGGTCATCGGTATCCCCGCGTACAACGAGGCCGACACCGTCGGCGACGTCGTCCGTGCAGCGTCTGCCCCTGACGTGGACGTGGTGGTGGTCGACGACGGGAGTGACGACAGCACAGCGGCGGTAGCATCCGACGCCGGCGCCACGGTACTCCAGCACGGTGACAATCGCGGCTACGGCGCTGCGCTCGGCACGCTGTTTTCGGCCGCCCACGACAGCGGTGTGGACCACCTCGTCGTCGTCGACGCCGACGGACAGCACGACCCCACAGAGGCCCTCTCGCTCGTCGAGGCCCAGCGGTCCACCGGCGGCGACATCGTCATCGGGAGCCGGTTCGTCGAGGGGTCACAGACGGATATGCCGCTGTACCGACGCGCCGGTCTCGGTGTCATCAACGGGCTCACCGGCGCCGCGTTGGCGCTTGGCTACTCGGCCAACGCCGTCGCCGACACCCAGAGTGGCTTCCGGGCGTACAACGCCGAGGCCATCGAATTGCTCGCCTGCCGGGCCGACCTGAGCGACGGGATGGACGCCAGCCTCGATATCCTGTTTCACGCCGCGGACGAGGAGTTCACCTTCACCGAGACGCCCGTCGACGTGACCTACGACGTCGCAGAGGCCAACACGCACAACCCCGTCGTCCACGGAGCAGTCCTCGTCTCCAACATCTTCGGTCGCGCCCTCTCGGACCGACCGGGCCGGGTGCTCGGCGTTCCCGGTTCAATCTGTCTCGTCCTGGGCGGCCTGCTCACGAGCGTCTCGCTCACCGGGCTCACGCTGGCCGTCATCCCGGTGCTGGTCGCAGTGTTAGTCCTGACTGGCAGCGGACTGCTCGGGGCCGCCCTGGCCATCGGTCGGTTGAGGCCGTCCCGTGAGTGATACGGCCCGACGCTGTGGGCCTACCCCACGGTGACGCCACTGGTATGTACCTGATACGTTGTTTACACCCGCTGGCGTGCAATTTCTCAGAAGTGGCTTTGAAACCCACCTATACTGTCAGTGAAAGATAGAAGACAGCGTATACTCTGGGCTAAACCTGACTGCTTTCGGGCGGTTTTCTATCGAGCGGAACGGCGTCCTGCTATAGACTGCATTACAAATAGAACAAGGGTGGGTTGGTTCTCCCATGACGCCCCGAATGGTCTTCGTGCTCGGAACGCGTCCCGAGATTGTCAAACTCGCGCCGATAATCAGAGCCTGTGACCGCGCCGCGGTCGACTACAGCGTGGTCCACACGGGCCAGCACTACTCCGAGCGCCTCGACGGGGTCTTCTTCGACGATTTGGAACTGCCCGCGCCCGACTACAACCTCGAAGTCGGGTCGGGCGACCACGCGGCCCAGACGGGCGAGATGGTGGCTCGCCTCGGCGAGGTGTTCGAGCGCGAGTCCCCCGATGTCGTCGTCGTCCAGGGCGACACCAACTCGGCGTTCGCGGGCGGCATCGTCGCGAGCAAGCGCGACGCAGAACTGGCCCACGTCGAAGCCGGCCTCCGGAGCTTCGACCGGGACATGCCCGAAGAACTCAACCGCGTGCTCATCGACCACGCGGCCGAGCACCTGTTTGCTCCCACCGACGAGGCAGCCGACCAGCTCCGGACGGAGGCGATTCCCGACCGTCGCATCGAGGTGACCGGCAACACCGTCGTCGACGCGGTGCGGCAACACGTTCAGCTGGCCCGGGAGAAGAGCGACGTGCTCGCGGAACTCGACCTCGGCGAGGCACCCTTTGCCCTCCTGACGGCCCACCGGCCGGGCAACGTCGACGACCCCGAGCGGTTCCGGGGCCTGCTCGACGGCGTCGGCCAGTACGCCGACGATAGAGAACTCCCGGTTGTCTACCCGGTCCACCCGCGCTCACGCGAGAAAATCGACGCGTTCGAACTCGACGTCCCCGACGCCATCGCGTGTATCGAGCCGCTGAACTTCCTCGATTTCCTCCGACTGGAGAGCGAGGCGGATGTCGTTTTCACCGACTCCGGCGGCGTCCAGGAGGAGACCTGTGTCCTCGGGACGCCCTGCGTCACCGTCCGCGAGAGCACGGAGCGGCCCGAAACGCTGACCGTGGGGTCGAACGTGCTCGCGGAGCCGACTCCAAAGAGCATCGTCGACGCTGCCGACGAGGTGAGACGCGGCCGCAACGACTGGGAACCCCCCTTCGGCGACGGCCACGCGGCCGAGCGCATCCTCGAGACGCTCGGGGTCGACGTGTCGGCCGTGTCCGGGGAGGTCCCGGTATGACTACCGACTCCGTCAAGGGCGGAGACGGTACCACGACCGACTCCGTCAAGGGCGGAGACGGTACCACGACCGACTCCGTCCACGGCGGAGGCGGGACCACTACCGTCTCCGTCCACGGGCTGGGCTACGTGGGTCTGCCGACGGCGGCGCTGTTCGCCAACAACGGCTACACCGTCTACGGCGTCGACACCCAGCCCGACAAACTCGAACGGCTCCGGACCGACGGTGCCGACTTCCGGGAGGCAGCGCTCAACGACTACGTCGACCGCGTGCTCGGAACAGACGCGCTGCACCTGCGCGAGCACCCCGTCGAGAGCGACTACCACCTGATATGCGTGCCGACGCCGTTCGACCACGATCGCGAGGCCGCCGACCTCTCGTACGTCCGGGCCGCCGCCGAGGGCATCGCCCCGAAACTCCGACCGGGCGACACCGTCGTCGTCGAATCGACGGTCCCGCCGGGGACGACCGCGAACGTGGTCGGCGAGACGCTCGAACGCAACGGGGACCTCCTGCGGGAGACGTTCAACCTCGCGTTCTGTCCCGAGACCGTCCTGCCGGGCTCGATACTCGAGGAGCTCAGGGGCAACGACCGCATCGTCGGCGGCATCGACGACGAGGCCACGGCCGCCGCCCGGGACCTCTTTGCTGGCGTGGTCGACGGCGACATCCACACCGCACCCGACGCGGCGACGGCGGAGTTCGCGAAGCTAGCCCAGAACACCCACCGCGACGCCAACATCGCCATCGCCAACGAACTCGCGAAGGTGGCCCGCGACCACGGCGTCGTTCCCCGTCCGGCGTTCGACCTCGCCAACGAACACCCGCGAGTCGACCTGCTCCACCCGGGGCCGGGCGTCGGCGGCCACTGTCTCCCGGTCGACCCGCTGTATCTGGGCCAGCACTCCGACCACGTCGCTCTCATCGAACACGCTCGGGCAGTCAACGACGGGATGGTCTACTACGTCCGGGACCTCCTCGAAGAGGGGCTGGGCTCACTCGCCGAGAAGCGCGTCGCCGTCTTCGGGCTGGCCTACAAGGGGAACGTCGCCGACACCCGCAACAGTCCGGCGACACGGTTCGTCGAGACGCTCGGCGAGACGCCGGAGCTGGTTGCCACCGACGGCGGGAACGTCGTCGACGTGCGCGTCCACGACCCTCACGTGGCCGAGGCCGGCGTCGACCTCTGGAGCCAATCGGCCGCTCTAGAGGGTGCCGACGCGCTCGTGTTCATGACCGACCACGACGAGTTCACCGAGCTGGACCCCGAAACGGTCGCCGAGCGGATGGACGACAACGTCGTCGTCGACGCTCGTGGGCTGACCGACGAGTCCTGGCACGAGGCTGGGCTTGACGTCAGACGGCTGTGAGGGTATCGTAGAAGGGGACACGACAGGAATCCAGCATCCCCGTTCGTGTTCTAGTCGCTCTGTTCGTTCGCGTCTGGCCGACGCGTCAGGCCGACTTCGAGGTGACGCCGACCTTCGGGGCGACCCCAACGTGTGGGGGGCCGACCACGTAGATACCGCTCACAGCGAGCCCGGCTCGCTCACTGTGTTTGCGGAGCGTCGCTTCGGAGTCTGCGTCGTACCGGCACATCGTTGCACCGATCAGTCCTTCCTCGTTGAGGAACGTCTGGGAACCGAGATAGGACATCGGCACCCCCTCACCTCGTAGTTCCTCGATAGCTTCGCCCGAGCTCTCGACCGCCTGCTCCAGCTGCTCGCTTGTTATTCCAGCTTCGAACTCGCGCAATACGTCGTAGTTGTTCATGGTGCTTTCTGAGAAGGAACGATCAGCGGTTCGGGTTCTCCGTTACTGATAGGGGCCCAGTCATGATAAAGGTATGTCAGATTCGCCCAAGGCTACTTATATTGATTTAATGGGTATACGTAGCGCGACGGGGAGAGTTCCTCCCGAGCGGCTCTGGGTGTCCCCTGTGGTTACTCAGTAGTCCCCCCACTGTTGGCACGCCCGTCCCCGCTATACAGCGGGACAGTGGGACCCTTCGCTACGAATCGTGCAGTCAGTTCGACGCGATGTATCCGCTGTAACGGTCACGGCGTTACTGACAGATTCAGAGCGGTTCGAAACGGCGCTGCTACAAAGAGTGCGCGTACGTATCCGTGACACCACTCGTACAGCGAGCGGAGACTGCTTAATTAAGAGTCTTGGGGCTTCGGTTATCAGGACTGTGCATGGTACTTACGCAGGCGCTGTCGTATACAGCACTCGCTGTCGTGGCCGCCCTCGTCGGTGGGATCATCGCCGTCTACCGCCCGCCGAGCCCACAGATGGAAAGCAACGTCCAGCACTTCGCGGCCGGGGTCGTCACCGCTGCCGTCGCCGCCGAACTGCTCCCGGGGATACACGAACGGGCACCCCAGATAGTCGTCCTCGGCTTCGCTATCGGGGTAGCGACGATGCTGGGTATCCACCGCTTGAGCAAGACTATCGAGAAACGCGATATCGGCGGGCAGTACGCCGGTGCGGCCGGGTTGCTCATCACCATCGGGATAGACATGGTCATCGACGGGGTCCTGATTGGCGTCACCTTCCTCGACAATCCCGACACCGGAATCATCATCGCCGTGGCGCTGGCCATCGAGGTGCTCTTTCTCGGGGTCGCCGGCGTCGTCGCGCTGCCGCGGGAACTGGGCATGGCCCGGAAGCTCGCCGTCCCGGCGACGTTCGGACTCTTGCTCGCGACGGGCGTGACCGGTGGTGTGCTCGTGCTAGAGGGCGTGACAGGCGCTCCCATAGCGATTATCCTCGCCTTCGGTTCCGCCGCCCTGCTGTACCTCGTCACCGAGGAACTGCTCGTGAAAGCTTCGAAGGTCCCCGAGACGCCGGTGTCGACGACACTGTTTTTCGTCGGCTTTCTCGCCATCTTCTTGCTCGACATGCTCCACTGATTACTGGCCTACCGGGAGCAACGAAGGGAAGATAGAGCAGGTCTCTGGCCTTTACTGTCGCCTCGCTCCCTGGTGGGAGCGTATCGGTCGGGCTCTTCCGACTCTCAGACCGCTCTCAGCTACCCATCGGATATTATCTTGATGACGGCGCCCTCTTCCAGCTCCGTCTCGTCGCTGACGCGCATCTCCTTGCGGGCGTCGACGGCGTGGGTGTAGCCGTCGCCGATATCGGAGTGGACGGCGTAGGCGAGGTCTTTCGGTGTCGAGCCACGCGAGAGCAGGTGGGCGTCCGGGAGGACGTTGCCCTGGCCGTCGGTCCACTTCGTGTCGTTCTGGACCGGGTAGGCGGTGATCTGGTCCAGCAGGTCGTAGACGGCGGTGTCCATGGCCCCCTGGACGCCCGTCCCGCCGAACTCGGTCATCACCTCGCGAATCTTCTCCAGCCCCTGTTGTTGCTGGTCGCTCACGTCACCGACGATGTCGAAGTCGGTGTCTCCTGGGTCGTACTCGACCACGCCGGCTTTCGCCGCGTTGCGGAGTGCAAGTTCGCCGTCGGCGGTCGCGGGGACCACGATATCGGCGGCCTCGCGCAGCCGCTCGATGTTCTCTTCGGGCGCGATATCTGCCTTGTTGGCCACGACGACGATGGGTTTCGTTCGCTCGCGTATCTCGCGGGCCAGCGCCTCGCGGTCCTCGTCGGTCCAGGCAATGGGGTCCTCGGGGTAGTCCAGCTCACGCAGCGTCCGGGCCACGTCGAGTTCGCTCGCGCCGACGCCGGCCAGCAGGTCGACCAGCGACTCGTCTAAGGCGAAATCCGGCGACCGGGACTGTCGTTCGATGGACTCCCAGTTGCGTGAGACGATACTCGCGAGCCAGAGGTCCATCTCTTCCTGGATGAAATCGACGTCCTCGACGGGGTCGTGTTCACCGACCTCGACGGGTTCGCCCTCGGCGTCCGTGCCGCCGGAGGCGTCGACGACGTTCAGGATGACGTCGGCGTTCGTGAGCTCGTCGAGGAACTGGTTGCCCAGCCCGCGACCCTCGTGGGCGCCCGGGACCAGCCCGGCCACGTCGATGAGCTCGACGGGGACGTAGCGCTTCCCGTCGCGGCAGTTGTCGCCCTCGCAGCGCTGCTCGCGGTCGAGACATGGACAGTCGGTGCGGACGTGGCTCACGCCGCGGTTGGCGTCGATAGTCGTGAAGGGATAGTTGCCGACGTCCACGTCGGCCATGGTCGCGGCCTTGTAAAGAGTAGACTTCCCGGCGTTCGGTTTGCCGGCCAGCGCGATAGAGAGCATGCTAGTAGCTACCCCAGTCCGGGAAAAGGGGGTTTCGGTCTACTCCGCAGTGGCCTGTTCTTCGTCGTCGGCCGCCGCGGTCTCGTCGTCCCCTGCGTCACCATCTTCGTCCGCGTCGCCTGCGACCGTCGCATCGTCGTCTTCTGCCGCGGCGTCGTCAGCGTGGTCCGTCTCCGTAGTGTCAGTGTCAGCCTGTTCCCCGTCCCCAGCCCCGTTGTCTTCGAGTTCTTCGGCCATCTCGGCCATCGCCGCCGCGTCTTCGTCGGGCCGGTCGAGCACTTCGTCGGTGTGCATCCGCATCTCCCCGCTCGCGCGAATCTTCCCATCGATTGTGGCGTTCTCGTGAAGCTCGACCGCGTTCGCGGAGATATCGCCCCACACCTTCACACCGGGGCCGATGCGGACGTCGCCGTCGCGGGTCGTCACGTCGCCCTTTATCTCGCTCCCCTTGCCGAGGACGATGTCCTCACGGGCCCGGAGGCTACCGAAGACGACGTTGTCCCGGCCGACGACCAGGGACTCCGCGCGGATGTTGCCGTGGAGCCGACAGTCGTCCCCGATGACCGCTGGGGTCGAGACGCGCCAGGCGTCGTCCGAGACGCTCGCGCCGCGGGGAATCAACAGTGGTTCGTACTCGTCGTCCTCGCCGAGCATCTCCGAGAGCACCTCCTCGGCGGCTTCGTCCTCGCCGATAC is a window encoding:
- a CDS encoding glycosyltransferase family 2 protein yields the protein MPDISVIVPTLDADRTFGWESKLRASPVEAELLVRDEASASAARNAGIRAASADKLVFLDDDSDPRGDYFQRVSALLDEHPAVTGRIRDTGSRFIRPVSSSDYDQGESGHVTETVVGCNMAMRREVLEDIGGFDERLPYGHEETELIDRLCDAYDVWYCPDLVVDHPFADSLGGYLEKQYRHGREAVPYYAIRGENLPRRMARFALVPSHYTGPTATATALQTLGQLVAVAGMARGLLWYLAADGGDGPLDQPTDERI
- a CDS encoding glycosyltransferase family 2 protein gives rise to the protein MSTTSSNSTERRLTSDVVIGIPAYNEADTVGDVVRAASAPDVDVVVVDDGSDDSTAAVASDAGATVLQHGDNRGYGAALGTLFSAAHDSGVDHLVVVDADGQHDPTEALSLVEAQRSTGGDIVIGSRFVEGSQTDMPLYRRAGLGVINGLTGAALALGYSANAVADTQSGFRAYNAEAIELLACRADLSDGMDASLDILFHAADEEFTFTETPVDVTYDVAEANTHNPVVHGAVLVSNIFGRALSDRPGRVLGVPGSICLVLGGLLTSVSLTGLTLAVIPVLVAVLVLTGSGLLGAALAIGRLRPSRE
- a CDS encoding ZIP family metal transporter, with the protein product MVLTQALSYTALAVVAALVGGIIAVYRPPSPQMESNVQHFAAGVVTAAVAAELLPGIHERAPQIVVLGFAIGVATMLGIHRLSKTIEKRDIGGQYAGAAGLLITIGIDMVIDGVLIGVTFLDNPDTGIIIAVALAIEVLFLGVAGVVALPRELGMARKLAVPATFGLLLATGVTGGVLVLEGVTGAPIAIILAFGSAALLYLVTEELLVKASKVPETPVSTTLFFVGFLAIFLLDMLH
- a CDS encoding redox-regulated ATPase YchF; protein product: MLSIALAGKPNAGKSTLYKAATMADVDVGNYPFTTIDANRGVSHVRTDCPCLDREQRCEGDNCRDGKRYVPVELIDVAGLVPGAHEGRGLGNQFLDELTNADVILNVVDASGGTDAEGEPVEVGEHDPVEDVDFIQEEMDLWLASIVSRNWESIERQSRSPDFALDESLVDLLAGVGASELDVARTLRELDYPEDPIAWTDEDREALAREIRERTKPIVVVANKADIAPEENIERLREAADIVVPATADGELALRNAAKAGVVEYDPGDTDFDIVGDVSDQQQQGLEKIREVMTEFGGTGVQGAMDTAVYDLLDQITAYPVQNDTKWTDGQGNVLPDAHLLSRGSTPKDLAYAVHSDIGDGYTHAVDARKEMRVSDETELEEGAVIKIISDG
- the wecB gene encoding non-hydrolyzing UDP-N-acetylglucosamine 2-epimerase gives rise to the protein MTPRMVFVLGTRPEIVKLAPIIRACDRAAVDYSVVHTGQHYSERLDGVFFDDLELPAPDYNLEVGSGDHAAQTGEMVARLGEVFERESPDVVVVQGDTNSAFAGGIVASKRDAELAHVEAGLRSFDRDMPEELNRVLIDHAAEHLFAPTDEAADQLRTEAIPDRRIEVTGNTVVDAVRQHVQLAREKSDVLAELDLGEAPFALLTAHRPGNVDDPERFRGLLDGVGQYADDRELPVVYPVHPRSREKIDAFELDVPDAIACIEPLNFLDFLRLESEADVVFTDSGGVQEETCVLGTPCVTVRESTERPETLTVGSNVLAEPTPKSIVDAADEVRRGRNDWEPPFGDGHAAERILETLGVDVSAVSGEVPV
- a CDS encoding nickel-binding protein, which codes for MNNYDVLREFEAGITSEQLEQAVESSGEAIEELRGEGVPMSYLGSQTFLNEEGLIGATMCRYDADSEATLRKHSERAGLAVSGIYVVGPPHVGVAPKVGVTSKSA
- a CDS encoding nucleotide sugar dehydrogenase is translated as MTTDSVKGGDGTTTDSVKGGDGTTTDSVHGGGGTTTVSVHGLGYVGLPTAALFANNGYTVYGVDTQPDKLERLRTDGADFREAALNDYVDRVLGTDALHLREHPVESDYHLICVPTPFDHDREAADLSYVRAAAEGIAPKLRPGDTVVVESTVPPGTTANVVGETLERNGDLLRETFNLAFCPETVLPGSILEELRGNDRIVGGIDDEATAAARDLFAGVVDGDIHTAPDAATAEFAKLAQNTHRDANIAIANELAKVARDHGVVPRPAFDLANEHPRVDLLHPGPGVGGHCLPVDPLYLGQHSDHVALIEHARAVNDGMVYYVRDLLEEGLGSLAEKRVAVFGLAYKGNVADTRNSPATRFVETLGETPELVATDGGNVVDVRVHDPHVAEAGVDLWSQSAALEGADALVFMTDHDEFTELDPETVAERMDDNVVVDARGLTDESWHEAGLDVRRL
- a CDS encoding polymer-forming cytoskeletal protein translates to MQFGSDLLSELSIPDGTTVEEHDLVTDGDVVVGGQSTVEFGVRGRSVIADERVRFGGHIEADGDCRLDMWCDVAENVLVAEDAYIGERVHIGGELRVAGDLDIGDDVDIEDGFEANGWIVIRNPMPTIVFLFVYLSQLLRIGEDEAAEEVLSEMLGEDDEYEPLLIPRGASVSDDAWRVSTPAVIGDDCRLHGNIRAESLVVGRDNVVFGSLRAREDIVLGKGSEIKGDVTTRDGDVRIGPGVKVWGDISANAVELHENATIDGKIRASGEMRMHTDEVLDRPDEDAAAMAEMAEELEDNGAGDGEQADTDTTETDHADDAAAEDDDATVAGDADEDGDAGDDETAAADDEEQATAE
- a CDS encoding cohesin domain-containing protein; the protein is MGDHWGVWFLAALLVVPIAVTPVAATQAATDGGPSTQTTNDSATAAQTDNATTTVTTDPGGTVSVQRWETVTVTVRAKATNVTGYQSAVSYDPSVLQVQTLSGTEDFADPVATVDNANGSVVFNQIRSGETTDPALVELSVQVIGTDGQRGDLSVRTQETRFSNATGATFDPDSSNGVTIAVQPGENGTDGAESPGQSGLGLGGPAVLLGALAAVGWLMLRSRRQP